One region of Candidatus Cloacimonadota bacterium genomic DNA includes:
- a CDS encoding MCE family protein gives MKETEYYPHKRATQLRVGIVTILALIILFVGYGWLRDWFNQGRYTLIQVRFLNAGNIEPGNHVTLFGVRSGRVESITMTERGVILNLLVDIDFQLPIDTKFYISDSDLMGNRQVDIIPGISPKMMPQGHIFSGQNLAGLSSLIPRIDGIISNLDQMITRIAMQDELFTNLHDTVISSKKVMESLDKFFSDNYDEIEGIVTNLNQTTSELNAIFSDEETNIRSTFQNISQGVDDLEDILQKLNNLLDNIEPLVTKLNDEDGTLHYLLTEKELYDKLLDSTAQIDSLLYDIRQNPRRYFQFRLF, from the coding sequence ATGAAAGAGACAGAATATTATCCTCATAAGAGAGCAACTCAGTTACGGGTTGGAATAGTAACGATCTTAGCCCTGATAATACTTTTTGTCGGTTATGGCTGGCTAAGAGATTGGTTTAATCAGGGGCGTTACACTCTGATACAGGTTAGATTTCTCAATGCCGGTAATATTGAGCCAGGCAATCATGTAACCCTCTTTGGTGTGAGAAGTGGCAGAGTCGAGAGCATCACTATGACTGAGAGAGGTGTGATCCTTAATCTTTTGGTCGATATTGATTTCCAGTTACCGATCGATACCAAATTCTATATCAGTGATTCTGATCTGATGGGTAATCGTCAGGTAGATATTATCCCGGGCATTTCACCGAAAATGATGCCGCAAGGTCATATATTTAGCGGCCAGAATCTTGCCGGTCTATCGTCCCTTATTCCTAGAATTGATGGCATTATCAGTAATTTGGATCAGATGATAACTAGAATAGCGATGCAGGATGAACTGTTTACCAATCTGCATGATACAGTGATATCCTCCAAAAAAGTAATGGAGTCGCTGGACAAATTTTTCAGCGATAATTACGATGAGATTGAAGGTATTGTCACTAATCTCAATCAAACTACGAGTGAATTAAATGCAATTTTCAGTGATGAAGAAACCAATATTAGAAGTACTTTCCAGAATATCTCCCAAGGTGTTGATGATTTAGAGGATATTCTGCAAAAGCTGAATAATCTGCTCGATAATATTGAACCCTTAGTAACCAAATTGAACGATGAAGATGGTACTTTGCACTATCTACTAACCGAAAAAGAGCTTTATGACAAGCTGTTGGATTCTACAGCGCAGATAGATTCTCTACTCTATGATATCAGGCAGAATCCGAGAAGGTACTTTCAATTTAGACTATTTTAA
- a CDS encoding BamA/TamA family outer membrane protein: MKDSLIKKSLLIVLLSFLLIIPLLSYTFGKNKVQVEKLEWSVMQTIHFDIYFPKGADEFGQTVALMAEEAYYYLQDAFQTPLYTRIPLIFYESHREFQVTNIIYQLLSEGVGGFTESLHNRVVIPYDGSYKKLEETLIHELTHAYINAMDSDFTASRFFNLPRMTFPFWFQEGLPEYLAIGGEDNYNNMFIMDMVFNSYLYQLEIVGGYYAYRLGESFLTYIDETYGREYVMRYFFATRTAGSIDNATQRVFGMTFESLQNRWRNHLLRKYTPYLQTHTVPYEKYERRTDHNKDGSYFNFAPRFSPDGRNYLYFSNRNQRMSIWRGYPIDIFEEQLILRGETTGRFEQFHFLRNNISWFPDSRRFSFVAKTKAGDVIYIADVTTGKVLEAHEMYDFDAIYEIDICREGNRIVFSGQKEMRNNIYYMDIQTREITQITTDQYYDHQPRWSPDGTKIVFSSERTISPEHKYEHIFNRLTDQIYYYDLNEEKFYQVTTDEFSNHSPAWDSTGTKILFISEEYDVNNFHIIDLENGKRAHVTRTLNGVFSGDLNYNDSHLIFSAFYNNGWDIYFANQPLANLDYQDYGFPQEVELIDDFTERFSLYRFKFYGRRDEEGRRSNREYDIERTETSFFRVRRDITLDKRPEEIKVPAIEPYRVRFYLDRLWGGAAYSSTYGTYATLQLGLSDVMGDHTIGIQLGIAGKIKDSDFIFTYLYLPRRIDIGFGGFYLTDDILYYYPVPNVYINVRENDVGIYTLFRYPLNRFWRLDFENLLYSRTELYEIWNPYVGVWEEIGTDKDLIYSPQIRIVHDNILWGVTGPLSGWRAYLALNRSFATDYHNYFTAHTDLRSYTLFAKRYSLAARLFAGFSNGDRPQSFRLDGYHGIRGLTEEQRGHKKAVSTLELRFPFIDQLRMAFPLPMTLYQLRGSVYTDFGAVWDNHKDFKGASDGRLKDLVLGFGLGPRVNLGFFVLKFDVAWSTDLENTSKPTYYISINEEF, from the coding sequence ATGAAGGATTCATTGATCAAGAAAAGTTTACTAATTGTCTTATTATCATTTCTCTTGATAATACCGTTGTTAAGTTATACCTTTGGCAAGAATAAGGTTCAAGTTGAAAAACTGGAATGGTCAGTAATGCAGACCATTCATTTTGATATCTATTTTCCCAAAGGTGCTGATGAATTTGGACAAACAGTTGCCCTGATGGCGGAAGAGGCATACTATTATCTGCAAGATGCTTTTCAGACACCGCTGTATACCAGAATACCTTTGATCTTTTACGAGTCACACCGTGAATTTCAGGTCACTAATATCATCTATCAACTTCTATCGGAAGGAGTAGGTGGCTTCACTGAGTCGCTTCATAATAGAGTTGTCATTCCCTATGATGGTAGTTATAAAAAACTGGAAGAGACCCTGATCCACGAATTGACCCATGCCTACATCAATGCAATGGATAGTGATTTTACAGCTTCCCGTTTCTTTAATCTACCGCGGATGACTTTCCCTTTCTGGTTTCAGGAGGGACTTCCGGAATATCTCGCTATCGGTGGTGAAGATAACTATAACAACATGTTTATCATGGATATGGTATTTAATAGTTATCTCTATCAATTGGAAATTGTTGGTGGTTATTATGCCTACCGTCTCGGTGAATCTTTTTTAACTTATATAGACGAAACCTATGGCAGGGAATACGTAATGCGCTATTTCTTTGCTACCCGCACAGCCGGTTCTATTGATAATGCCACACAGCGAGTTTTCGGGATGACTTTTGAATCTTTACAGAACCGTTGGCGTAATCATCTTTTACGAAAATATACCCCTTATCTACAGACCCATACTGTTCCCTATGAAAAATATGAAAGACGCACCGACCACAATAAAGATGGGTCATATTTCAATTTTGCTCCCCGTTTCTCACCGGATGGGAGAAATTATCTTTATTTTTCGAACCGAAACCAAAGAATGAGCATCTGGCGAGGATACCCTATTGATATTTTTGAAGAGCAGTTAATTCTGCGAGGGGAAACTACCGGACGGTTTGAGCAGTTCCACTTTCTGAGAAATAATATCAGTTGGTTTCCCGATAGTAGACGCTTTTCTTTCGTGGCTAAAACAAAGGCAGGTGATGTTATCTATATTGCCGATGTTACGACCGGCAAAGTACTGGAAGCACATGAAATGTACGATTTCGATGCTATCTATGAGATAGATATCTGTCGCGAAGGGAACAGAATTGTTTTTTCAGGGCAGAAAGAGATGCGCAATAATATCTATTACATGGATATTCAAACGCGAGAAATTACTCAGATAACTACTGATCAATACTATGATCATCAACCCCGTTGGTCTCCTGACGGAACCAAGATCGTCTTTTCATCTGAAAGAACTATTTCCCCGGAACATAAATATGAACACATCTTTAACCGGCTGACCGATCAGATCTATTATTATGATCTCAATGAAGAGAAATTCTATCAGGTCACAACTGACGAATTTAGCAATCATTCACCTGCATGGGATTCAACCGGCACGAAGATCCTTTTTATCTCGGAAGAATATGATGTTAACAATTTTCATATTATAGATCTCGAAAACGGTAAAAGAGCACATGTAACCCGTACTTTGAACGGGGTATTCAGTGGTGATCTGAATTATAATGACTCTCATCTAATTTTTTCTGCCTTTTATAATAACGGTTGGGATATCTATTTCGCTAATCAGCCACTGGCTAATCTTGATTATCAGGATTACGGTTTTCCTCAGGAAGTTGAGTTAATAGACGATTTCACAGAACGATTTAGTTTATATCGTTTTAAGTTTTATGGAAGACGCGATGAAGAGGGACGTAGATCAAACAGAGAATATGATATCGAAAGAACCGAAACCAGCTTTTTCCGAGTGAGACGAGATATAACTCTCGATAAGAGACCGGAGGAGATTAAAGTTCCAGCTATTGAGCCCTATCGGGTTAGATTTTATCTCGACCGGCTCTGGGGTGGAGCAGCTTATTCTTCAACGTATGGTACGTATGCTACTCTGCAACTCGGATTGAGTGATGTCATGGGAGACCATACGATCGGTATCCAGTTGGGTATTGCCGGAAAAATTAAAGATTCCGACTTCATTTTCACTTATCTCTATCTTCCGCGTAGAATAGATATCGGATTTGGTGGATTCTATCTCACCGATGATATTCTCTATTACTATCCAGTTCCTAATGTATATATCAATGTCAGAGAAAACGATGTCGGCATTTATACCCTATTTCGTTATCCCTTAAATCGGTTCTGGCGTCTCGATTTTGAAAATCTGCTCTATAGTAGAACTGAGTTATACGAAATATGGAATCCCTATGTTGGCGTATGGGAAGAGATAGGAACCGATAAAGACCTGATCTATTCTCCTCAGATCAGGATAGTCCATGATAATATCCTCTGGGGAGTTACTGGTCCGCTCAGTGGCTGGAGAGCCTATCTGGCTCTAAACCGCTCTTTTGCTACTGATTATCATAACTACTTTACTGCCCATACCGATCTGAGAAGCTATACCCTTTTTGCTAAACGCTATTCATTAGCTGCTCGGCTGTTTGCAGGTTTCAGTAATGGTGATAGACCACAATCTTTCCGGCTTGATGGATATCATGGTATTCGCGGACTGACTGAAGAGCAACGGGGTCATAAGAAAGCTGTATCAACCCTAGAACTGAGATTTCCCTTTATAGATCAATTAAGAATGGCTTTTCCATTACCCATGACATTGTACCAGCTACGGGGTAGCGTATATACCGACTTTGGTGCCGTGTGGGATAATCATAAAGATTTTAAGGGCGCTTCAGACGGAAGATTAAAAGATCTGGTACTTGGGTTTGGGCTCGGACCACGGGTCAATCTCGGATTCTTTGTCCTGAAATTCGATGTCGCTTGGAGTACCGATTTAGAAAATACAAGTAAGCCGACGTACTATATCAGTATTAATGAAGAATTCTGA